The Lewinellaceae bacterium genome has a segment encoding these proteins:
- a CDS encoding iron-sulfur cluster assembly accessory protein — MSTENTTTTAPVVITESAIVQLKHIFEEQDIPAGHGLRVGVKGGGCSGFSYILGFDAPQEGDDIFEIGGFTVFMQKAHALYLMGMEIDWVEGLNNRGFSFNNPNAKSTCGCGTSFEA, encoded by the coding sequence ATGAGCACTGAAAATACCACAACAACGGCTCCTGTAGTCATTACCGAATCAGCAATTGTCCAACTGAAGCATATTTTCGAAGAGCAGGACATTCCTGCAGGCCACGGTTTACGTGTGGGGGTAAAAGGTGGGGGCTGTTCCGGCTTTTCGTACATTTTGGGATTTGATGCCCCGCAGGAAGGAGATGATATTTTTGAAATAGGTGGATTTACCGTTTTTATGCAAAAAGCACACGCCTTGTATTTGATGGGCATGGAGATTGATTGGGTGGAGGGACTGAATAACAGAGGGTTCTCGTTCAACAATCCGAATGCGAAGTCCACCTGTGGATGTGGTACTTCCTTTGAAGCGTAA
- a CDS encoding response regulator transcription factor — MKAIIIDDNPKAIISLQQDLADYCPEVEIIGTAEGVVSGVKLLKTSPPDVLFLDIQLQDGSGFDVLEILPEINFGVIFTTSSDAFAIKAFRLAAIDYLLKPIDPEQLQEAVQRAQVFSGNRKESLEMIKGSMQQGTLPQHIALHTQDKIQLIKIDEIIRCEANGNYTTFYFEQGNSLLVTKTLKEFDQTLTPQHFLRVHQSHLINSRKIKAFVKTDGGYIVMQDGAKISVSVRKRTAVMRFLEGI, encoded by the coding sequence ATGAAAGCCATCATCATTGACGACAATCCAAAGGCCATAATCAGCTTACAACAGGATCTCGCTGATTATTGTCCGGAGGTGGAAATCATAGGAACTGCTGAAGGAGTCGTCAGTGGGGTTAAATTACTAAAGACCTCCCCTCCTGACGTATTGTTTCTCGATATCCAGTTGCAGGATGGCAGCGGTTTCGACGTACTTGAAATTTTACCGGAAATCAACTTTGGCGTTATTTTTACCACGTCTTCTGATGCTTTTGCCATTAAAGCCTTCAGGCTTGCCGCCATTGACTATTTGCTAAAACCCATCGATCCGGAACAACTACAGGAGGCGGTGCAACGAGCACAGGTCTTTTCGGGAAACCGAAAAGAAAGCCTTGAAATGATCAAGGGAAGCATGCAACAAGGCACTTTGCCTCAACACATTGCCCTGCATACCCAGGATAAAATTCAATTGATCAAAATAGACGAGATCATCCGGTGCGAGGCAAATGGAAATTATACCACTTTTTACTTCGAGCAAGGTAATTCCCTGCTGGTTACGAAGACCCTCAAAGAGTTTGACCAAACCCTGACCCCTCAACATTTTCTTCGTGTACACCAGTCTCACCTCATCAATAGTCGTAAAATAAAAGCCTTTGTGAAAACCGATGGCGGATACATCGTCATGCAGGATGGAGCCAAAATATCGGTTTCCGTAAGAAAACGCACTGCCGTAATGAGATTTTTGGAAGGCATCTGA
- a CDS encoding proprotein convertase P-domain-containing protein: protein MSKKISITIILAVIFFPFCSFGQAAAALWLEKAEATIPLMGNKVINPLVYRTTETDTTFLKNTIFQAPHESAINVKNSGTILTVPLPDGTSEDFRIVLYDMMEPGLYERFPEIKTGYGVSTGKSKSTIRFDWTYRGFHAFIRNHGNTVFIDPYSFGDKVNYVSYYSKDYPAPAEPFVCHVEGPVISIEDSPAPVEKAGDCIFRSYRLAMATTGQYSNYHGATSAAQANLVLSAVTTTMNRVNGVYEQDATIRMILIANTDDVFYYSGVTDPYTNNSGSTMLGENQTNLNAVIGSSNYDIGHVFSTGGGGIAQLNSPCTNSKAKGVTGSSNPVGDPFDIDYVAHEMGHQWGANHTQNNNCNRHNSTAMEPGSASTIMGYAGICSPDIQAHSDAYFHGISIQEMANFIVNGNGNNCDVPLAFSNTGPSVSAGSNYTIPVSTPFVLTAVGTDPQNDPITYCWEQWDNEVNNTMPPNGFNTQGPVFRSFDPVPAPERYFPRLPDLVNNITPTWEVLPAVSRTMEFRVTARDFNGTAGCTDTDNMFVTTNIAAGPFVVNIPSLPVTWTEGQTETVTWDVAGTTSFPVSCANVDILLSYDGGYTYPVTLASGVPNNGSANITVPTGTSITARVMVICSDNIFFDISNNNFTIQQATVPDYGVAVSPDDITVCGNEIAVYTIDVASLVGYSSPVILSVSNLPAGASASFSPNPVIPGNSTTMTISNLNLAAGGNYTLTINANSIAGSKSVDVKLNLLSLPETISLMIPGNNETDVDLSPTLNWLSDVSASYYQVQVATDPGFNSIIIDDSSLGTSYTIQIELMPNTTYYWRVKGFNDHCEGPWSGTLAFITLPCSFFSNLNDLTIPSIGTVNSIFNITHSGTVTDVNVDHITGTHSYVGDLTLSLIAPDNTQVTLFSGICGSADDFNLGFDDQSSLFNIPCPPTNGVIYQPLGNLSDFIGTELNGNWTLRIVDQSSGDGGQLNEWELRVCATNSTLLPVELTEFNAKPLQQTIMLNWATASEFNNTGFEIERRSEFETDFNAIGWVNSLGNIEQGTNNYSFEDARAIPGVLYYYRLRQIDFDDKESYSGIKSAIIQGEENTYLVFPNPVNNTLYIHCTGSFSPGTVITLTDARGSKIKVTKMQDYQTAINMELLPAGIYFLHVDSESQHWVRKVFK, encoded by the coding sequence ATGTCAAAAAAAATATCAATCACAATTATTCTTGCCGTTATTTTTTTCCCTTTTTGCTCTTTCGGACAAGCGGCGGCCGCGCTGTGGTTAGAAAAAGCTGAAGCGACCATTCCCCTTATGGGAAATAAAGTGATCAATCCATTGGTGTACCGAACGACGGAAACGGATACCACCTTTTTAAAAAATACCATTTTTCAAGCCCCTCATGAATCAGCCATAAATGTTAAAAATAGTGGAACCATTCTCACTGTCCCCTTACCCGATGGCACCAGTGAGGATTTTCGTATCGTGCTTTATGATATGATGGAACCTGGTCTGTACGAAAGATTTCCAGAAATAAAGACGGGTTATGGTGTAAGCACGGGCAAATCAAAATCCACCATCCGATTCGACTGGACCTATCGGGGATTTCATGCCTTCATCCGGAACCACGGGAATACCGTTTTTATCGACCCTTACAGTTTCGGAGATAAAGTCAATTACGTGTCGTATTATTCAAAAGACTACCCCGCACCGGCAGAACCTTTTGTCTGTCACGTTGAAGGTCCTGTTATTTCGATAGAAGATTCACCCGCCCCGGTAGAGAAAGCTGGCGATTGTATTTTTCGTTCTTATCGTCTGGCGATGGCTACTACCGGTCAATATTCCAATTACCATGGAGCTACGAGTGCCGCCCAGGCGAACCTTGTGCTTTCGGCCGTGACCACCACGATGAACCGCGTCAATGGTGTTTATGAGCAGGATGCTACCATTCGAATGATTCTCATTGCCAATACAGATGATGTATTCTATTATAGTGGGGTTACGGATCCTTATACCAATAATAGCGGGAGCACAATGCTCGGTGAAAATCAAACTAACCTTAATGCAGTCATTGGTTCCTCCAATTACGATATCGGGCACGTGTTCAGCACTGGAGGTGGAGGTATTGCCCAGCTAAACTCTCCGTGTACCAACTCAAAAGCCAAAGGGGTGACCGGTTCTTCCAACCCGGTTGGTGACCCGTTCGATATAGATTATGTGGCACATGAGATGGGCCACCAGTGGGGCGCCAATCATACCCAGAATAACAACTGCAACCGCCACAATTCAACCGCCATGGAACCTGGAAGTGCCTCCACCATCATGGGATATGCGGGTATTTGTTCCCCCGACATCCAGGCACATAGTGATGCGTACTTCCACGGCATCAGCATTCAGGAAATGGCTAATTTTATCGTCAATGGGAACGGAAATAATTGCGATGTTCCACTCGCCTTCAGCAATACAGGCCCGTCGGTATCGGCAGGATCCAATTATACTATTCCTGTTTCTACTCCTTTTGTACTGACCGCTGTAGGCACCGACCCACAAAATGATCCGATAACCTATTGCTGGGAACAATGGGACAATGAGGTGAATAATACCATGCCTCCTAATGGTTTTAATACGCAGGGGCCGGTATTCCGTTCTTTTGACCCCGTTCCTGCCCCTGAACGTTATTTCCCAAGACTTCCCGATCTGGTCAATAATATTACTCCCACATGGGAAGTATTACCCGCGGTGTCAAGAACAATGGAATTCCGGGTGACCGCCCGTGATTTTAACGGTACTGCCGGATGTACCGATACGGATAATATGTTTGTGACGACTAATATTGCCGCCGGGCCTTTTGTGGTGAATATCCCAAGTTTACCGGTGACCTGGACGGAAGGACAAACAGAAACCGTAACCTGGGATGTAGCTGGCACAACCTCCTTCCCTGTCAGCTGCGCCAATGTTGACATTTTACTTTCTTACGACGGAGGATACACTTATCCTGTAACCCTGGCTTCAGGAGTACCTAATAATGGCAGTGCCAATATTACTGTTCCTACCGGTACCTCCATTACGGCCCGGGTCATGGTAATCTGCTCCGACAATATCTTTTTTGATATTTCCAATAATAATTTCACCATTCAGCAGGCAACTGTTCCCGATTATGGGGTTGCCGTAAGCCCGGACGATATTACCGTGTGCGGAAATGAAATTGCCGTTTATACCATTGATGTGGCTTCCTTAGTTGGATACAGTAGCCCGGTAATCTTGTCGGTCTCCAATTTACCTGCTGGAGCCTCAGCCAGTTTTAGCCCTAACCCTGTTATTCCCGGCAATTCGACTACGATGACTATCAGCAACCTTAATTTGGCAGCAGGTGGAAATTATACCCTTACGATCAACGCCAACAGTATCGCAGGTTCAAAATCTGTAGATGTTAAGTTGAATTTACTTTCGTTGCCGGAAACCATTTCACTTATGATTCCGGGAAACAACGAAACAGATGTTGATCTTTCTCCAACCTTGAATTGGCTTTCTGATGTTTCAGCCAGCTATTATCAGGTTCAGGTCGCAACCGACCCGGGGTTCAATAGTATCATCATCGATGATAGTTCTTTAGGCACGAGTTATACTATCCAAATTGAATTAATGCCCAATACTACCTATTACTGGAGAGTTAAGGGATTTAATGATCATTGTGAAGGTCCTTGGTCAGGTACCCTGGCCTTCATCACCTTACCCTGTTCGTTCTTTTCCAATTTGAATGACTTGACGATTCCAAGCATTGGAACGGTAAACTCCATTTTCAATATTACCCATTCTGGAACGGTCACGGATGTAAATGTTGACCATATAACCGGCACCCACTCCTATGTCGGGGATCTTACTTTATCCCTTATCGCTCCCGACAATACTCAGGTAACTTTATTCAGCGGCATTTGCGGAAGTGCCGATGATTTCAACCTGGGATTTGACGACCAATCCAGCCTTTTTAATATCCCTTGTCCGCCTACCAACGGCGTCATTTACCAGCCGCTGGGCAACCTCTCCGATTTCATTGGAACGGAATTGAACGGAAACTGGACTTTGAGGATCGTTGACCAGTCATCCGGTGATGGCGGGCAACTCAACGAATGGGAGTTGCGTGTTTGTGCCACCAATTCTACCCTTTTGCCGGTGGAGCTGACTGAATTTAATGCCAAACCTTTGCAGCAGACCATTATGCTCAACTGGGCCACTGCCTCAGAATTTAACAATACTGGTTTTGAGATCGAACGCCGGTCGGAATTTGAGACGGATTTTAATGCCATCGGTTGGGTCAACAGTCTGGGCAACATTGAACAAGGAACCAATAATTATTCCTTCGAAGATGCCAGGGCAATCCCGGGCGTCCTCTACTACTATCGTTTAAGACAAATTGACTTTGATGACAAAGAAAGTTACTCAGGTATTAAAAGTGCGATCATTCAAGGAGAGGAAAATACCTACCTTGTATTCCCAAACCCGGTAAACAATACGCTCTATATCCATTGTACCGGATCATTCTCTCCTGGAACGGTTATTACCCTTACCGATGCGAGGGGAAGCAAGATAAAAGTGACCAAAATGCAGGATTACCAGACAGCCATAAATATGGAGCTTCTCCCTGCAGGAATTTATTTTCTACATGTGGATAGCGAAAGCCAGCATTGGGTCAGGAAAGTATTTAAGTAA
- a CDS encoding DUF3298 and DUF4163 domain-containing protein has protein sequence MNKYSFYLLISLGLFFTNCQETPKENLIQAGNLSFDTFSHTWYAAFCSDDTSSCAKVVASYPLVSDNPSGVGKTINDSILKFVKSSINSFQLEQSGPDITVENLVAEFFNEYQNFVNDFPEFEMPWTIEIKGKVLFNSDQIISVELEEYSFTGGAHPNYGITLLNFELATGKILALDDIVDNTEKLKIIAREKFRIARHLKAGQSFEDAGFFFGDSFILPANFALTEEGLFLFYNPYEVGAYVLGPTFFTIPYQDIQSIMNVP, from the coding sequence ATGAACAAATATTCATTTTATCTTTTAATTTCCTTGGGTTTATTCTTCACCAATTGCCAGGAAACCCCAAAGGAAAATTTAATCCAGGCCGGTAACTTATCGTTTGATACGTTTTCGCATACCTGGTATGCGGCCTTCTGTAGTGACGATACAAGCTCTTGTGCCAAGGTCGTAGCTTCTTACCCGCTCGTTTCTGATAACCCTTCAGGTGTCGGAAAAACCATTAATGACAGTATTTTGAAATTTGTCAAATCTTCCATCAATAGCTTTCAATTGGAACAATCCGGCCCCGACATTACTGTTGAAAATCTGGTCGCTGAATTTTTCAATGAATACCAAAATTTTGTGAATGATTTCCCGGAATTTGAAATGCCCTGGACGATTGAAATCAAAGGTAAGGTACTTTTTAATTCAGATCAAATCATTTCTGTTGAACTCGAGGAATATTCTTTCACTGGCGGCGCCCATCCCAATTACGGGATCACCCTGTTAAATTTCGAACTGGCCACCGGGAAGATATTAGCCCTGGATGATATTGTTGATAATACGGAAAAATTAAAAATCATTGCCCGTGAAAAATTCAGGATTGCCCGCCATCTGAAAGCGGGCCAGAGTTTTGAAGATGCCGGATTCTTTTTTGGCGACTCCTTTATCCTTCCGGCAAATTTTGCCCTTACCGAAGAAGGACTTTTTCTTTTTTACAATCCTTATGAAGTAGGCGCGTATGTTTTGGGCCCCACCTTTTTTACGATTCCTTACCAGGACATCCAATCCATTATGAATGTACCTTAA
- a CDS encoding META domain-containing protein, whose amino-acid sequence MLIILSIAACGGNSNEKKNTVKNTPVAVTPLSEPSEAMGAMQMQKWEVTDMIYNNIGMGIALDKNPYLIFRGGRISGFAGCNSFVGEYVEGKDSGLNFKNIGSTKKMCPEAGKEEAVFIDLLNGANSYSLNSDHSKLKIISQLGEIHLIQK is encoded by the coding sequence ATGTTAATTATTCTTTCCATAGCGGCGTGTGGCGGGAATTCCAACGAAAAAAAGAATACTGTAAAAAATACCCCCGTAGCGGTCACCCCTTTAAGTGAACCTTCTGAGGCCATGGGAGCCATGCAAATGCAGAAATGGGAAGTTACCGATATGATCTACAATAATATCGGTATGGGTATTGCCCTGGACAAAAATCCATACCTGATTTTCCGTGGAGGCCGCATCAGTGGTTTTGCAGGATGCAACTCGTTTGTAGGGGAGTACGTTGAGGGCAAAGATTCCGGATTGAATTTTAAGAATATTGGATCAACCAAAAAAATGTGCCCTGAAGCAGGAAAGGAGGAAGCCGTGTTCATCGATCTTTTGAACGGGGCCAACAGCTATTCCTTAAATAGTGATCATTCCAAACTCAAGATCATCTCCCAGCTGGGAGAAATTCATTTAATACAGAAATAA